Proteins encoded by one window of Dryocola sp. LX212:
- the pal gene encoding peptidoglycan-associated lipoprotein Pal, with protein MQLNKVLKGLMIALPVMAVAACSSNKNASNESGEGMLGAGTGMDANGQGGNMSSEEQARLQMQQLQQNNIVYFGLDKYDVSSEFAAMLDAHANFLRSNPSYKVTVEGHADERGTPEYNISLGERRATAVKMYLQGKGVSADQISIVSYGKEKPAVLGHDDSAYAKNRRAVLVY; from the coding sequence ATGCAACTGAACAAAGTGCTGAAAGGGCTGATGATTGCTCTGCCTGTTATGGCTGTCGCGGCATGTTCTTCTAACAAGAACGCGAGCAACGAGAGCGGTGAGGGCATGCTGGGTGCCGGCACTGGTATGGACGCTAACGGTCAAGGCGGTAACATGTCTTCCGAAGAGCAGGCACGTCTGCAAATGCAACAGCTGCAGCAGAACAACATCGTTTACTTCGGTCTGGACAAGTACGATGTGAGCTCTGAATTCGCTGCAATGCTGGATGCACACGCTAACTTCCTGCGTAGCAACCCATCTTACAAAGTGACCGTAGAAGGTCATGCGGACGAACGTGGTACCCCGGAATACAACATCTCCCTGGGCGAGCGTCGTGCTACTGCCGTTAAGATGTATCTGCAGGGTAAAGGCGTTTCTGCAGATCAGATCTCCATCGTTTCTTACGGTAAAGAAAAACCTGCAGTACTGGGCCATGACGATTCGGCGTATGCCAAAAACCGTCGTGCCGTACTGGTTTACTAA
- the cpoB gene encoding cell division protein CpoB, whose amino-acid sequence MSSNFRHHLLSLSLLVGIAAPWAAFAQAPISSVGSGSVEDRVTQLERISNAHSQLLTQLQQQLSDNQRDIDSLRGQIQENQYQLNQVVERQKQILLQIEGLSNGGTAAGQASGGEQGAAPATPDASASTGAPAAAPVQGGDANSDYNAAIALVQDKSRQDEAMVAFQNFVKKYPDSTYQPNANYWLGQLNYNKGKKDDAAYYFAFVVKNYPKSPKAPDAMYKVGLIMQDKGDTAKAKAVYQQVIKQFPNTDGAKQAQKRLDAM is encoded by the coding sequence ATGAGCAGTAACTTCAGACATCACTTGTTGAGTCTGTCGTTACTGGTTGGCATAGCGGCCCCCTGGGCCGCTTTTGCTCAGGCGCCAATCAGTAGTGTCGGCTCAGGCTCGGTCGAAGACCGTGTCACTCAACTCGAGCGTATTTCTAACGCTCACAGTCAGCTTTTAACCCAACTCCAGCAACAGCTCTCCGATAATCAACGTGATATTGATTCCCTGCGCGGTCAGATTCAGGAAAACCAGTATCAGCTTAATCAGGTTGTTGAGCGACAGAAGCAGATTCTGCTGCAGATAGAGGGCCTCAGCAACGGCGGTACCGCAGCGGGTCAGGCTAGCGGCGGCGAACAAGGTGCTGCTCCGGCAACGCCCGATGCGAGTGCGTCCACTGGCGCCCCTGCTGCTGCTCCTGTGCAGGGTGGAGACGCAAACAGCGACTACAATGCGGCTATCGCCCTGGTGCAGGATAAATCTCGCCAGGATGAAGCTATGGTTGCTTTCCAGAACTTTGTGAAAAAGTATCCGGATTCAACTTACCAGCCTAATGCGAATTACTGGCTGGGTCAGTTGAACTACAACAAAGGGAAAAAGGATGATGCGGCCTATTATTTTGCCTTTGTGGTAAAAAATTATCCGAAATCTCCTAAAGCTCCGGACGCAATGTACAAGGTCGGTCTGATCATGCAGGACAAAGGCGACACCGCGAAAGCAAAAGCCGTGTACCAGCAGGTGATCAAACAGTTCCCAAATACCGATGGGGCAAAGCAGGCGCAAAAGCGTCTGGATGCGATGTAA